The following are encoded in a window of candidate division WOR-3 bacterium genomic DNA:
- a CDS encoding 3-methyl-2-oxobutanoate dehydrogenase subunit beta — protein sequence MRYTIPEKEYMFPGHVACPGCGGALAMRLALKALGEKTMVVIPACCWTIIDGPFPIHSLHVPVLHTAFETAAIAASGVKAGLEIQGKKDITVMAWAGDGGTLDIGIQALSGAAERNDDIIYACYDNEAYMNTGIQRSSATPKGAWTTTTPEKTPKAEPKKNITEIMIAHRIPYCATATLAYPEDLINKFKKAKDIKGTKFIHIFAPCPTGWKMAPDLMIKICRLAVESNIFPIYECENGVKYTINIKPEKTVPVIEYLKPQGRFAHLTQKDIEQIQAQVDFEWQLLLKKATAVYTK from the coding sequence ATGAGATATACCATACCAGAAAAAGAGTATATGTTTCCTGGACATGTTGCTTGTCCAGGTTGCGGTGGTGCTTTAGCCATGAGATTGGCATTAAAGGCATTAGGCGAAAAAACTATGGTAGTAATTCCTGCTTGCTGTTGGACGATAATTGACGGTCCTTTTCCCATTCATTCGCTGCATGTTCCGGTGCTTCACACCGCATTTGAAACCGCAGCCATTGCGGCCTCAGGCGTTAAAGCCGGTCTTGAAATTCAGGGTAAAAAAGATATTACGGTTATGGCTTGGGCCGGAGACGGCGGAACACTTGATATCGGAATTCAAGCCTTATCCGGTGCCGCAGAAAGAAATGATGACATAATTTATGCCTGTTATGATAATGAAGCATATATGAATACAGGTATTCAGCGTTCCTCAGCGACTCCCAAAGGAGCCTGGACCACCACAACTCCAGAAAAGACACCCAAAGCCGAACCGAAGAAAAATATTACGGAAATTATGATTGCCCATCGAATTCCCTATTGTGCGACGGCAACCTTAGCCTATCCCGAAGATTTGATTAATAAATTCAAAAAGGCGAAGGATATAAAAGGCACTAAATTCATTCATATATTTGCGCCTTGTCCCACTGGTTGGAAAATGGCACCGGATTTAATGATAAAAATCTGCCGCTTAGCAGTAGAATCAAATATCTTTCCTATATATGAATGTGAGAACGGAGTCAAATATACCATAAATATCAAACCCGAAAAGACCGTTCCGGTAATTGAATACTTAAAACCTCAAGGTCGATTTGCCCACTTGACGCAAAAAGATATTGAGCAAATTCAAGCCCAGGTCGATTTTGAATGGCAACTGCTCTTAAAAAAGGCAACCGCGGTTTACACCAAATAA